One segment of Terriglobia bacterium DNA contains the following:
- the dnaJ gene encoding molecular chaperone DnaJ — MATQAKRDYYEILGVSRTASDQEIKSSYRKLAMQFHPDRNPEDAGAEEKFKECTEAYSVLIDGEKRQRYDQFGHAGVNGGSGGFSGFDPANFTDFSDIFGDLLGDFFGVNMGGGRRGRAQRGGDARADLTLTFEEAAFGKKTQVKVRRYEMCEHCRGTGSAGKGPSVCATCGGRGQVRYQQGIFSVARACPACHGQGRVITDPCTKCKGETRVMREHTVDVAVPAGVEDGMRIRYPGQGDSGPGGSLSGDLYVVLQVKPHATFERDGQDLHCSVPISFAQAALGTEIMIPLLSGEHKLKVPEGTQSGTVFRLRGKGLPAVQSPGKGDLFVRIRIQTPAKLTKRQRELLEELGHSFSVDNKPEPRSLLEKMKEIFG, encoded by the coding sequence TTGGCGACACAAGCAAAACGCGATTATTACGAAATTCTGGGCGTCAGCCGCACGGCCAGCGACCAGGAGATCAAAAGCTCATACCGCAAGCTGGCCATGCAGTTCCATCCGGACCGCAATCCCGAGGACGCTGGAGCGGAAGAGAAGTTTAAGGAATGCACGGAAGCTTACAGCGTGCTGATTGACGGCGAGAAGCGCCAGCGCTATGACCAGTTCGGCCATGCCGGCGTGAATGGCGGCAGCGGCGGGTTCAGCGGGTTTGATCCTGCCAACTTTACCGACTTCAGCGACATCTTCGGCGATCTGCTGGGCGATTTTTTTGGCGTGAACATGGGCGGCGGGCGTCGCGGACGGGCGCAGCGTGGCGGTGACGCGCGCGCCGACCTCACGCTGACTTTTGAAGAAGCCGCCTTCGGCAAGAAGACCCAGGTCAAAGTCCGCCGCTATGAAATGTGCGAGCACTGCCGTGGCACCGGTTCGGCGGGAAAGGGACCGTCCGTCTGCGCCACATGCGGAGGCCGCGGGCAGGTCCGCTACCAGCAGGGGATCTTCAGCGTGGCGCGCGCGTGTCCGGCGTGCCACGGACAAGGCCGGGTCATTACTGATCCTTGCACCAAGTGCAAGGGCGAGACGCGCGTGATGCGCGAGCACACGGTGGACGTGGCCGTACCGGCGGGCGTGGAAGACGGCATGCGCATACGCTATCCCGGGCAGGGCGACTCCGGTCCTGGGGGCTCGCTGTCCGGCGATCTCTACGTGGTCTTGCAGGTGAAACCGCATGCGACGTTCGAGCGCGACGGCCAGGACTTGCACTGCTCCGTGCCGATTTCATTTGCGCAGGCTGCGCTGGGAACGGAGATCATGATTCCCCTCCTGAGCGGAGAGCACAAGCTCAAGGTTCCCGAAGGGACGCAGTCCGGCACGGTGTTCCGCCTCCGCGGCAAAGGCCTGCCGGCGGTGCAGAGTCCGGGCAAGGGAGACCTTTTCGTGAGGATCCGGATACAGACTCCCGCCAAGCTGACCAAACGCCAGCGCGAACTGCTGGAAGAGCTGGGCCATAGCTTCTCCGTGGACAACAAACCTGAACCGCGCAGCTTGCTGGAAAAGATGAAAGAGATCTTTGGATAA
- a CDS encoding 16S rRNA (uracil(1498)-N(3))-methyltransferase produces MTRRRWIADRVAGDRAYLLGDNADHLFRVLRVKAGQEFEIAAEGALRMGKVASASAEQVEFELGAAITPAALPDITVYLSIFKFDRMEWALEKLTELGVARIVPVIARRTELHFAKSAEKRVERWRKIAREAAQQSRRVAAPEIADPVALKKAVAGAQGCRVVLSEMEDSVSLKAALAGAKPPLSLAFGPEGGWTGEELALFREGGWKSASLGDTILRAETAAIAAVAVAFAELD; encoded by the coding sequence ATGACCCGCCGCCGCTGGATTGCCGACCGCGTGGCGGGTGACCGCGCCTACCTGCTGGGCGACAATGCTGACCATCTGTTTCGCGTGCTGCGCGTGAAGGCCGGCCAGGAGTTTGAGATTGCGGCCGAGGGCGCGCTGCGGATGGGGAAAGTGGCTTCTGCGTCGGCGGAGCAGGTGGAGTTTGAGCTGGGCGCAGCGATTACCCCGGCCGCGCTTCCTGACATCACCGTTTATCTTTCCATTTTCAAATTCGACCGCATGGAGTGGGCGCTGGAGAAGCTCACCGAACTGGGCGTGGCCAGGATTGTGCCGGTGATCGCGCGGCGCACGGAGCTTCACTTTGCCAAGTCCGCCGAGAAGCGCGTGGAGCGCTGGCGTAAGATCGCGCGCGAAGCGGCGCAGCAGTCGCGACGGGTGGCCGCGCCGGAGATAGCCGATCCGGTTGCGTTGAAGAAAGCCGTGGCGGGCGCCCAAGGTTGCCGCGTCGTGCTGTCGGAGATGGAAGACAGCGTGTCTCTCAAAGCCGCGCTGGCCGGAGCCAAGCCGCCTTTGTCGCTGGCCTTTGGCCCGGAAGGCGGCTGGACGGGAGAAGAGCTGGCTTTGTTCCGCGAGGGCGGATGGAAGTCTGCGTCGCTGGGCGATACAATTCTGCGCGCCGAGACGGCGGCGATAGCAGCGGTGGCGGTGGCCTTCGCGGAACTAGACTAG